From one Aquicella lusitana genomic stretch:
- the glmS gene encoding glutamine--fructose-6-phosphate transaminase (isomerizing): MCGIVGAVAKRPIAGLLIDGLKKLEYRGYDSAGIAVIDAQHQLKRLRVAGKVRELENALSTQPLYAHMGIAHTRWATHGVPSEQNAHPFISHDKFALVHNGIIENHSILREKLLREGYQFLSETDTETAVHLIHYHYTQMGDFLSAVRAAVNELEGAYALGVFSTDYPDRVIGVRQGAPLVIGKGQNENFIASDPLALLSITQQFIYLEDYDIVDLGLHAFQIYDRQGQAVNRETHTLSVGLDAIERGEYRHFMKKEIMEQPEAIASCLEGRITKSHVLPAIFGPKAETIFPQVEHVQLIACGTSYHAAMVARYWIESLARIPCSVEVASEFRYREMAQSKNSLFVTLSQSGETADTLAALRLAKKMDYLSSLVICNVPGSTMMREADLHFLTRAGVEIGVASTKAFVTQLTALLLLALTLRQQNKQADEKIDRELIEQLQNLPGLIQKVLQQDEMIANWAKAFTEKQHAIFIGRGTLYPIALEGALKMKEISYIHAEGYPSGELKHGPLALVDTSMPVIATVPGGTLLEKSLSNLQEVRARGGKLYVLTDQTHLFHQDAFADAHIIPMPSLHPLLTPILYTIPLQLLAYHVAVLKGTDVDQPRNLAKSVTVE; encoded by the coding sequence ATGTGCGGTATCGTCGGTGCTGTTGCCAAACGGCCTATTGCAGGCTTGTTAATAGATGGCTTAAAAAAACTTGAATATAGAGGTTATGATTCCGCAGGGATAGCCGTGATCGATGCGCAGCACCAATTGAAACGCCTGCGTGTGGCGGGTAAAGTGCGGGAGCTGGAAAATGCCCTGAGCACACAGCCGCTTTATGCCCATATGGGAATTGCCCATACGCGTTGGGCGACGCACGGAGTGCCTTCAGAGCAGAATGCCCATCCTTTTATTTCACATGACAAGTTTGCCCTGGTTCATAACGGTATCATCGAAAATCATTCCATCCTGCGCGAAAAGCTGCTACGCGAGGGTTACCAGTTCCTTTCTGAAACCGACACGGAAACGGCTGTTCATCTTATCCATTATCACTATACCCAAATGGGCGATTTTCTTTCCGCCGTGCGCGCCGCCGTGAATGAACTGGAAGGCGCTTATGCGCTGGGTGTTTTTTCTACCGATTATCCTGACCGGGTCATCGGCGTACGCCAGGGCGCGCCGCTCGTTATCGGTAAAGGCCAGAATGAAAACTTCATTGCTTCTGATCCACTGGCGCTGCTTTCCATTACCCAACAGTTTATTTATCTCGAAGATTACGACATTGTTGACCTTGGCTTGCATGCTTTTCAGATTTATGACAGGCAGGGACAGGCTGTCAACCGAGAAACACATACACTTTCAGTAGGACTGGATGCGATTGAGCGCGGTGAATACAGGCATTTCATGAAAAAAGAAATCATGGAACAGCCGGAGGCGATCGCTTCCTGCCTGGAAGGGCGTATTACCAAAAGCCATGTGCTGCCCGCCATTTTTGGTCCCAAGGCAGAAACTATTTTCCCGCAAGTGGAACATGTGCAGTTGATTGCCTGCGGAACGAGTTACCATGCGGCGATGGTTGCGCGTTACTGGATTGAATCATTGGCCCGGATTCCCTGTTCGGTTGAGGTGGCAAGCGAGTTTCGTTACCGTGAAATGGCGCAATCAAAAAACAGTTTATTTGTCACGCTTTCGCAGTCAGGCGAAACCGCAGATACGCTGGCTGCTTTGCGGCTTGCTAAAAAAATGGATTATTTGAGCTCTCTGGTTATCTGCAATGTACCAGGCAGCACCATGATGCGGGAAGCCGATCTGCATTTTCTGACGCGCGCAGGCGTAGAAATTGGTGTGGCGTCCACTAAAGCCTTTGTTACGCAATTGACCGCATTGCTTTTGTTAGCGCTGACATTGCGTCAGCAGAATAAACAGGCGGATGAAAAAATAGATAGAGAGCTGATTGAGCAGCTTCAGAATTTGCCTGGCTTGATACAAAAAGTGCTGCAGCAAGATGAGATGATTGCGAATTGGGCAAAAGCTTTTACCGAAAAACAGCATGCAATCTTTATTGGTCGCGGTACCTTGTATCCGATCGCGCTGGAAGGCGCGCTAAAGATGAAGGAAATTTCCTACATCCATGCCGAAGGATATCCGTCGGGCGAATTAAAACACGGGCCGCTTGCGCTGGTAGACACGAGTATGCCGGTGATCGCAACTGTTCCGGGCGGCACATTGTTGGAAAAAAGCCTTTCCAATTTGCAGGAAGTACGCGCACGCGGCGGCAAGCTGTATGTGCTGACTGACCAGACGCATCTGTTCCATCAGGATGCATTTGCAGATGCGCACATTATTCCTATGCCAAGCTTGCATCCTTTGCTAACTCCGATATTATACACCATCCCACTGCAGCTGCTCGCTTATCACGTTGCTGTGCTCAAAGGCACGGATGTGGATCAGCCGCGTAATCTGGCGAAGTCAGTGACAGTAGAATAA
- the uvrD gene encoding DNA helicase II yields METHMILNSLNPAQQEAVRAPLGHQLVLAGAGSGKTRVLTHRLVWLVEVEKVSPFNILAVTFTNKAAHEMRSRIESLLQIPAKTLWIGTFHGLSHRLLRAHWQEAGLPQSFQILDSDDQYRMVRRVILTLNLDEDRFPPKEAQWFINAQKEEAREPHQVEPRDMNGQTMIKIYQAYQEACQRAGVIDFADLLLKTYKLLQSNDTLRAHYQDRFRCLLVDEFQDTNAIQYAWLKLLAGEENAVMIVGDDDQSIYGWRGARIENIQRFSKDFPGAKIIRLEQNYRSTGTILKAANALISQNSGRLGKNLWTEGKDGDLITVYAGFNETDEAFFIVNRIRELRQSEHSLREMAILYRSNAQSRVIEEALMQFGIPYRVYGGLRYFDRAEIKDALAYLRIIANRSDDPAFERIINTPTRGIGDRTLTVIRDHAKATGLTLWAALEQLLQQKFFTARTENALLAFVNLITSMTEKTLPLELHKQVEYVLFASGLMDHYRKEKGEKGLTRLENLEELVNAAHQFTQEGVPDDMPPIAAFLAYAALESSEEQAEAYEDCVQLMTLHSAKGLEFPVVFLAGCEEELFPHYLSMHDPKAIEEERRLCYVGVTRAMKKLYMTYAELRRMHGKEAYHRPSRFLHEIPAELIHEIRFRAKVSRPQPIASTFKPEAQGKFRIGQEVHHRIFGDGTVIDLEGDGDDMKVKVRFAKVGTKMLIASYLSAK; encoded by the coding sequence ATGGAAACCCACATGATACTGAATTCTTTAAACCCAGCACAGCAAGAAGCTGTGCGCGCACCATTAGGCCATCAGCTCGTGCTTGCCGGTGCTGGCAGCGGCAAAACGCGGGTGTTGACGCATCGTCTGGTATGGCTGGTGGAAGTCGAAAAAGTGTCGCCTTTTAATATCCTCGCCGTGACTTTTACTAATAAGGCTGCGCATGAAATGCGCTCCCGCATCGAATCGCTGCTGCAGATTCCCGCAAAAACCCTGTGGATTGGCACCTTTCATGGCCTGTCACACCGACTACTGCGCGCTCATTGGCAGGAAGCCGGTTTGCCCCAGTCATTTCAAATCCTTGATTCCGATGATCAATATCGCATGGTTCGCCGCGTGATTCTTACGCTCAATCTCGATGAAGACCGGTTCCCGCCCAAAGAAGCGCAATGGTTTATCAATGCGCAAAAAGAAGAAGCGCGCGAGCCGCATCAAGTCGAACCACGGGACATGAATGGCCAAACGATGATAAAGATTTATCAGGCTTATCAGGAAGCCTGTCAGCGCGCTGGCGTGATTGATTTTGCTGATCTTTTGCTGAAAACCTATAAGCTGCTGCAATCCAACGACACGTTGCGCGCTCACTATCAAGACCGCTTTCGCTGTTTGCTGGTAGATGAATTTCAGGACACGAATGCCATTCAGTATGCGTGGTTAAAACTGCTCGCAGGAGAAGAAAATGCCGTCATGATTGTAGGGGATGATGATCAATCCATCTATGGCTGGCGCGGTGCACGCATTGAAAATATTCAGCGTTTCTCCAAAGATTTTCCGGGTGCCAAAATCATTCGGCTAGAACAAAATTACCGTTCTACCGGAACGATTCTGAAAGCGGCTAATGCGCTGATTTCGCAAAATTCCGGCCGGCTTGGCAAAAATTTATGGACGGAAGGCAAAGACGGCGACCTCATCACCGTTTACGCCGGATTCAACGAAACCGACGAAGCTTTTTTCATCGTTAACCGCATTCGCGAACTTCGCCAAAGCGAACATAGCCTGCGTGAGATGGCTATTCTTTACCGCTCAAATGCGCAATCGCGCGTCATAGAAGAAGCGCTCATGCAGTTTGGCATTCCCTATCGCGTGTATGGCGGTTTGCGTTATTTTGACCGCGCAGAAATTAAGGACGCGCTCGCTTATTTGCGCATCATCGCTAATCGTTCCGATGATCCTGCCTTTGAACGCATCATCAATACGCCTACGCGTGGCATCGGTGATCGCACGCTAACAGTCATTCGCGATCATGCTAAAGCAACCGGATTAACACTGTGGGCCGCACTGGAACAATTGTTGCAGCAGAAATTTTTTACCGCGCGCACTGAAAACGCACTGCTTGCTTTTGTTAATCTGATCACCTCCATGACAGAAAAAACATTACCGCTGGAGCTGCATAAGCAGGTGGAATATGTTCTCTTCGCAAGCGGTCTCATGGATCATTATCGCAAGGAAAAAGGTGAAAAAGGATTAACACGACTTGAAAACCTTGAAGAATTAGTCAACGCCGCACACCAGTTTACTCAGGAAGGCGTGCCGGATGATATGCCGCCAATCGCCGCTTTTTTGGCTTACGCCGCGCTTGAATCCAGCGAAGAACAGGCAGAAGCGTATGAAGATTGCGTGCAACTGATGACATTGCATTCTGCGAAGGGGCTGGAATTTCCTGTCGTATTTTTGGCAGGATGCGAAGAGGAACTTTTTCCGCATTACCTCTCCATGCATGATCCCAAAGCCATCGAAGAAGAGCGGCGTTTGTGTTATGTGGGCGTCACTCGCGCAATGAAAAAACTTTATATGACCTATGCAGAATTAAGACGCATGCACGGCAAAGAAGCTTACCATCGGCCTTCGCGGTTTCTGCATGAAATCCCTGCCGAACTTATTCATGAAATCCGATTTCGCGCTAAAGTATCACGGCCCCAACCCATCGCCAGCACTTTCAAACCGGAAGCGCAAGGCAAATTTCGTATCGGTCAGGAAGTCCACCATCGCATTTTTGGCGATGGCACTGTCATTGATCTGGAGGGTGACGGCGATGACATGAAAGTAAAAGTGCGATTCGCAAAAGTGGGCACGAAGATGTTGATTGCGAGCTATTTGTCAGCGAAATAA
- a CDS encoding quinone-dependent dihydroorotate dehydrogenase, translating to MYSLLRKALFTLDPERSHYIAMQGLQLAYQLRLLNRLPAIPPRPRTVMGLTFPHAAGLAAGLDKNADYVDALAALGFAFIEIGTVTPQPQAGNPRPRLFRLPEQEAIINRMGFNNKGVEYVARKLEQTAYRGILGINIGKNKDTPLENAADDYLFGFRHLWKFASYMTINISSPNTAGLRDLQQGDMLKALLGALKQEQQQIEKAHQKYVPLVVKISPDLSADALQALAQVLIEQRIDGVIATNTTLERQGVEQSAHAKETGGLSGKPLQSRSTETIRALHSMLQNRIPIIASGGIMDTASASEKLKAGASLLQVYTGFIYKGPAIIRQLATL from the coding sequence ATGTATTCATTGCTAAGAAAAGCTTTATTCACACTTGATCCCGAGCGATCACATTATATTGCTATGCAAGGCCTGCAGCTCGCCTATCAATTGCGTCTCTTAAATCGGCTGCCAGCCATTCCGCCCCGTCCGCGCACTGTCATGGGCCTTACTTTTCCTCATGCAGCGGGACTTGCCGCGGGGCTTGATAAAAACGCGGATTATGTGGATGCACTTGCAGCACTTGGCTTTGCGTTTATTGAAATCGGCACCGTTACACCGCAACCCCAAGCAGGCAATCCGCGTCCGCGGTTATTCAGATTGCCCGAACAGGAGGCCATTATTAATCGCATGGGTTTTAACAATAAGGGTGTCGAATACGTTGCGCGCAAACTGGAACAAACCGCTTATCGCGGCATATTGGGGATTAATATTGGGAAAAACAAGGATACCCCGCTTGAAAACGCAGCAGATGATTACTTGTTTGGGTTTCGCCATTTATGGAAATTCGCAAGCTACATGACTATTAATATTTCATCGCCGAATACCGCAGGATTAAGGGATTTACAGCAGGGCGACATGTTGAAAGCGCTCTTAGGTGCGCTCAAACAGGAGCAGCAACAGATTGAAAAAGCGCATCAAAAATATGTCCCGCTGGTTGTAAAAATTTCGCCGGATTTATCTGCCGACGCACTCCAGGCATTGGCGCAGGTTCTGATAGAGCAACGCATTGATGGCGTCATTGCCACTAATACTACACTGGAACGACAAGGAGTCGAACAGTCTGCGCATGCAAAAGAAACGGGCGGATTAAGCGGCAAGCCACTACAGTCACGCAGTACTGAAACCATCCGCGCGTTACATAGTATGTTGCAAAATCGCATACCTATTATTGCTTCTGGCGGCATCATGGATACTGCTTCAGCAAGTGAAAAATTAAAAGCCGGTGCGAGCCTGCTACAGGTTTACACCGGCTTTATTTACAAGGGGCCGGCTATTATTCGCCAATTAGCGACGCTTTAA
- a CDS encoding HD domain-containing protein, with translation MNNIFHVIKDPVHGTMQFTSAEDTWVKPFIDSPNFQRLRHIKQLGLGDFIFPGSVHSRFNHCLGCCYVASQIAHKIGLADEERQLVMIACLLHDIGHGPFSHAFEGIFHHKLIRHEDWTPYFLADYGTAEFFMQYNRLNPRYHLTEEKFHQVADMIMHKPVAKRVLADIVSSQLDADRLDYLLRDSHFCGVRYGEFDFRWMLHCMAIVESSDGERLGITHKGIGVVEHYLMARRLMTRNIYHSQKKLALENFLVQLLASLAESLDYHAPFASIRRTRLGQFLSAANEFNQAAETAAMCPEHKREFLKRNYDSYKELCDYDVFALIKQLAGMCDSHPAIQIAARLQYRKMPKILRLDQADLPVVEAELREFKAQHREEFQDWQLTLIETPHRSYSGEDDPILVLNERGIIQPLSHFSIMINAMSDRLEHIAFLSVDKLIAEDKRVIDLMNHLQALPLMS, from the coding sequence ATGAATAATATTTTTCACGTAATCAAAGATCCGGTGCACGGCACGATGCAATTCACATCGGCTGAAGATACTTGGGTCAAGCCTTTTATAGACAGCCCTAATTTTCAACGTCTGCGACATATCAAACAATTAGGTCTGGGCGATTTTATTTTTCCGGGATCCGTACATAGCCGCTTTAACCACTGTCTGGGCTGCTGCTATGTGGCGAGCCAGATTGCTCATAAAATAGGGCTGGCGGATGAAGAGCGTCAGTTGGTGATGATCGCCTGCCTTTTGCATGATATTGGCCACGGTCCTTTCTCACATGCGTTTGAGGGAATTTTTCATCATAAATTAATCCGCCATGAGGACTGGACGCCTTATTTTCTCGCCGATTACGGCACGGCCGAATTTTTCATGCAATATAACCGCTTAAACCCACGCTATCATCTCACCGAAGAAAAATTTCATCAGGTGGCTGACATGATTATGCACAAGCCGGTTGCCAAGCGCGTGCTGGCGGATATTGTTTCTTCCCAGTTGGACGCGGACCGACTGGATTATTTGCTGCGTGACAGCCATTTCTGCGGTGTGCGCTACGGCGAGTTTGATTTCCGCTGGATGCTGCATTGCATGGCGATTGTGGAGTCCAGCGATGGCGAACGCTTGGGAATCACTCACAAGGGCATCGGCGTAGTCGAACATTATTTAATGGCCCGGCGGCTGATGACGCGCAACATTTACCACTCGCAGAAAAAGCTGGCGCTGGAAAATTTTCTGGTTCAACTTCTGGCGAGTCTCGCTGAAAGCCTGGATTACCATGCTCCGTTTGCGAGTATCCGCCGTACTCGACTGGGGCAGTTTTTAAGCGCTGCTAACGAGTTCAATCAGGCGGCGGAAACGGCCGCGATGTGTCCTGAGCACAAGCGTGAGTTTCTTAAACGAAATTATGACAGCTATAAAGAACTCTGTGATTATGACGTATTTGCATTAATCAAACAGCTCGCCGGCATGTGCGATTCACATCCCGCTATACAAATTGCCGCCCGGCTCCAGTACCGCAAAATGCCAAAAATTTTGCGGCTGGACCAGGCGGATTTACCCGTGGTTGAAGCGGAATTAAGGGAATTCAAAGCGCAACACAGAGAAGAATTTCAGGATTGGCAGCTTACGTTAATTGAGACGCCCCACAGATCTTATTCAGGTGAAGATGATCCTATTCTGGTATTAAATGAGCGAGGCATCATCCAGCCGCTCAGCCATTTTTCCATCATGATTAACGCCATGTCAGACAGGCTGGAACACATTGCTTTTCTTTCGGTTGATAAACTGATTGCAGAAGACAAGCGTGTCATTGACCTAATGAACCACCTGCAAGCGTTACCGCTTATGTCCTGA
- the yihA gene encoding ribosome biogenesis GTP-binding protein YihA/YsxC, translating to MSSHYQKAYFLLSVADVKQLPPDEGIEVAMVGRSNAGKSSVLNRITQSKGLARVSKTPGRTQHVNVFVLDERRRLTDLPGYGYARVPVAAKEQWQKTVDAYIRTRGSLRGIILVMDIRHPLKELDLQLLEYCDRYNLPVHILLNKADKLSKGAVAKTFQSVKAALTRYHNSVTLQSFSALKGKGIDELHSVLDAWYDYK from the coding sequence ATGTCATCACACTATCAAAAAGCGTATTTTCTTCTAAGTGTAGCAGATGTCAAACAGTTACCGCCGGATGAAGGAATTGAGGTCGCCATGGTAGGGCGTTCCAATGCCGGAAAATCCAGTGTGCTGAATCGAATCACGCAAAGTAAAGGCTTGGCTCGTGTCAGTAAAACGCCTGGCCGAACCCAGCACGTGAATGTGTTTGTGCTGGATGAAAGGCGGCGTCTGACGGATTTACCGGGTTATGGCTACGCCAGGGTGCCTGTGGCCGCCAAAGAGCAATGGCAAAAAACAGTCGATGCCTATATCCGAACACGTGGATCGCTGCGCGGTATCATTCTTGTGATGGATATTCGCCATCCTCTCAAGGAGTTAGACCTACAATTGCTGGAGTATTGTGACCGCTATAATCTCCCTGTGCACATCCTCCTGAACAAAGCGGACAAGTTGAGTAAAGGCGCTGTTGCCAAAACCTTCCAGTCAGTCAAGGCAGCTTTGACGAGGTATCACAATTCTGTTACTTTGCAAAGTTTCTCCGCTCTCAAAGGGAAAGGAATTGATGAGCTGCATTCGGTGTTAGACGCATGGTACGACTATAAATGA
- the glmU gene encoding bifunctional UDP-N-acetylglucosamine diphosphorylase/glucosamine-1-phosphate N-acetyltransferase GlmU yields the protein MAIQPVILAAGQGKRMHSRLPKVLHQLAGKPLLEHVICTALKLSDRAPIIIYGHQGEVIRNALSHYEARWVEQKEQLGTGHALLQALPEMADEDHVLVLYGDVPLISVQTLKHLCQSLPAHAIGMLTAHLPDPAGYGRIKRDQANRIVGIVEEKDAKPSERAIMEVNPGIYIVPARYLKKWLPMLQNSNAQGEYYLTDIISLAAEEKITIHAVEPAVYQEILGVNDRVQLSRLERFYQLQQAEKLMRQGVTIYDPARLDIRGDIHAGRDVVIDVNVVIEGRVVIGDGCVIGPNTFLRNSELAPHVEIKANSVIDGAEIAAHCIIGPFARLRPGTVLAEHAHIGNFVELKNTVVGESTKINHLSYVGDSEVGKRVNIGAGTITCNYDGVNKHKTLIGDDVQIGSDTQLIAPVRIGEGATIGAGSTIVKDVPPHQLTLSQRLEQRSISGWRRPEKIKKTPVE from the coding sequence GTGGCTATTCAACCTGTTATCCTCGCTGCGGGGCAAGGTAAACGCATGCATTCACGCCTTCCAAAAGTATTGCATCAGTTGGCGGGCAAGCCTTTGTTGGAGCATGTGATTTGCACCGCGCTCAAGCTATCGGATCGTGCGCCGATCATCATTTACGGCCATCAGGGCGAGGTGATACGCAATGCGCTCTCTCATTATGAAGCGCGCTGGGTTGAACAGAAAGAACAGCTGGGAACGGGTCACGCGCTATTGCAAGCCCTGCCAGAAATGGCAGATGAAGACCATGTGTTGGTGTTATATGGCGATGTGCCGCTCATTTCAGTACAGACACTTAAGCATTTATGCCAATCACTCCCAGCTCATGCCATTGGTATGCTGACAGCCCATCTGCCTGATCCTGCCGGCTATGGTCGCATCAAACGTGATCAGGCCAATCGGATTGTCGGCATTGTCGAGGAAAAAGATGCGAAGCCGTCTGAACGGGCAATAATGGAAGTAAATCCCGGCATTTATATTGTCCCTGCCCGTTATTTGAAAAAATGGTTGCCAATGCTTCAGAACAGCAATGCCCAGGGCGAATATTATCTGACAGATATCATTTCATTGGCTGCGGAAGAAAAAATCACCATCCATGCCGTTGAGCCGGCGGTTTATCAAGAAATTCTGGGCGTTAATGACCGCGTTCAGCTAAGCCGACTGGAGCGTTTTTATCAATTGCAGCAGGCAGAAAAACTTATGCGCCAGGGCGTCACGATTTATGATCCGGCGCGGCTTGACATACGCGGTGACATTCACGCGGGTCGTGATGTGGTCATTGATGTGAATGTAGTGATAGAGGGCCGGGTTGTTATTGGCGATGGCTGTGTCATCGGTCCCAATACATTTTTGCGCAACAGTGAACTTGCCCCCCATGTTGAAATCAAGGCAAACAGCGTGATTGATGGAGCAGAAATTGCTGCCCATTGCATCATTGGTCCTTTTGCACGTTTGCGTCCCGGAACAGTATTGGCAGAGCATGCCCATATCGGAAATTTTGTGGAATTAAAAAATACCGTGGTGGGTGAAAGCACCAAAATTAATCATTTGAGTTATGTGGGTGATAGCGAAGTCGGCAAGCGTGTAAACATTGGCGCGGGCACGATCACGTGTAATTACGACGGCGTTAACAAGCACAAAACCCTCATTGGCGATGATGTACAGATTGGCTCTGACACACAACTCATTGCCCCAGTTAGGATCGGTGAAGGTGCAACCATTGGCGCGGGCTCTACCATTGTGAAAGATGTTCCTCCCCACCAGTTAACACTCAGTCAACGGTTGGAACAGCGCAGTATTTCGGGTTGGCGCCGGCCTGAAAAAATCAAAAAAACGCCCGTGGAATAA
- a CDS encoding OPT family oligopeptide transporter, which produces MSATNNMKGKTGESNNHGPIIPADVSLPEITLRVIVLGVILTVVLAAANAYLGLKVGTTVSASIPAAVISMGILRFFKNSNILENTMVQIMASVGEALTAGIAFILPALIILHVWDKFNYWQTVVTGLLGGGLGVLFTIPLRRALLQDRTLRYPEAVAIGNVLKASANREKGDLNSLTVGGIVGAVIALFQTGFQVLTDSFQYWVRAETTIFGFGLGLSPALIAAGYIVGINVALSLLVGIVLGWIAGVPVLTWYYGMPDAETANQMAIMMWRSHIRYIGVGTMLIGGLWTLCTLFKPVITSMATSFATLREIRLGNRKASVRTERDIPIHYVFIAAIILLVPIFFLIAFTIIPQDAPISSGFRYFISGFSTLYILIGGFVFCSVMAYFAGLIGSTNSPVSGMLVSALLVICLIFIAFFTTQTEWSEEMKEMIGSVVAIGSLVVIGAALAISNDTMQDLKVGEIVGATPWKQQVMLILGVVVSSFVIPPILQLLYNAYGIGGVFPRPDMNPAQMLAAPQAGLMATVAKGAFSHQLQWGMIGIGAFIAVVSIVIDEILKKRFGTRLPVLAVGLGIYLPLDSSVPVVIGGILAYIIQARLNRLYHRGEPADEPKVHAHRHRGLLLACGIVAGASLMGVILAIPFAIQQSSDALRIMPDEYMPFAGILSVIVTFLLCAWIYRVVLKKT; this is translated from the coding sequence ATGAGTGCCACGAATAATATGAAAGGAAAAACGGGTGAATCGAATAATCATGGCCCCATTATACCGGCGGATGTTTCGCTGCCTGAAATTACCCTGCGCGTGATTGTGCTGGGAGTCATTCTGACCGTCGTCCTTGCTGCTGCTAATGCTTATTTGGGGTTGAAAGTGGGAACCACGGTTTCAGCTTCCATTCCTGCCGCGGTGATCTCCATGGGTATTCTGCGTTTTTTCAAAAACTCGAATATTTTGGAAAATACCATGGTACAAATCATGGCTTCAGTCGGCGAAGCGCTGACAGCGGGAATTGCTTTTATTTTGCCGGCACTCATCATTCTGCATGTCTGGGACAAGTTCAACTACTGGCAAACCGTCGTGACGGGTTTGCTGGGCGGTGGTCTTGGCGTGCTCTTTACTATTCCATTGCGCCGCGCTTTATTGCAGGATAGAACGCTCCGCTATCCCGAAGCGGTAGCGATTGGCAATGTACTGAAAGCGAGCGCCAATCGTGAAAAAGGCGATTTGAATTCGCTCACGGTAGGCGGCATTGTCGGTGCGGTGATTGCTTTGTTTCAAACGGGGTTTCAGGTACTGACAGATAGCTTCCAGTATTGGGTCAGGGCCGAGACAACCATTTTTGGTTTTGGTCTTGGACTTTCACCTGCGCTGATTGCAGCCGGTTATATCGTCGGTATTAATGTGGCGCTCAGTCTGCTGGTGGGGATTGTATTAGGCTGGATTGCTGGTGTGCCTGTGCTTACCTGGTACTATGGCATGCCTGATGCAGAAACAGCTAATCAGATGGCAATTATGATGTGGCGTTCACACATACGTTATATTGGTGTGGGCACCATGCTGATCGGCGGTCTCTGGACGTTGTGTACACTGTTTAAGCCGGTGATAACCAGTATGGCTACTTCGTTTGCGACACTGCGTGAAATTCGCCTGGGAAACAGAAAAGCGAGTGTACGCACCGAACGCGATATTCCCATCCATTATGTTTTTATCGCGGCGATTATTTTGTTGGTTCCCATATTTTTCCTGATCGCTTTTACCATCATTCCGCAGGATGCGCCCATTTCATCCGGCTTCCGTTATTTTATTTCGGGTTTTAGTACGCTTTATATCTTAATTGGCGGCTTTGTTTTCTGCTCTGTCATGGCTTATTTTGCAGGCTTGATTGGTTCGACGAACAGTCCTGTTTCCGGCATGCTTGTATCCGCATTGTTGGTTATCTGCCTGATTTTTATAGCTTTCTTCACCACACAAACCGAGTGGAGTGAGGAAATGAAAGAAATGATTGGCTCAGTGGTTGCGATCGGCAGTTTGGTCGTGATAGGCGCGGCGCTCGCCATTTCCAATGACACCATGCAGGACCTCAAGGTGGGCGAAATTGTAGGCGCAACGCCCTGGAAACAGCAGGTCATGCTGATCTTGGGTGTTGTTGTGTCTTCCTTCGTGATCCCGCCTATTTTGCAGTTGCTCTATAATGCCTACGGCATTGGCGGCGTTTTTCCTCGTCCCGACATGAATCCTGCACAAATGCTGGCCGCACCGCAGGCAGGCCTCATGGCGACCGTTGCCAAAGGGGCATTTAGCCACCAGCTGCAATGGGGCATGATCGGCATAGGGGCTTTCATTGCTGTGGTTTCCATTGTTATCGATGAAATTCTAAAAAAGCGGTTTGGTACCCGATTGCCAGTGCTTGCGGTGGGTTTGGGTATTTATCTTCCTCTTGATAGTTCCGTGCCGGTGGTGATCGGCGGCATCCTGGCCTACATCATTCAGGCCCGGTTGAATCGTCTCTACCATCGTGGCGAACCTGCCGATGAGCCCAAGGTGCACGCACACCGTCATCGTGGCTTACTGCTGGCGTGCGGCATCGTTGCAGGCGCTTCATTGATGGGCGTGATTCTTGCAATTCCCTTTGCCATCCAGCAAAGCTCTGATGCTTTGCGCATTATGCCCGATGAATATATGCCGTTCGCAGGGATCTTAAGTGTTATCGTCACCTTCCTGCTTTGCGCCTGGATTTATCGCGTAGTACTGAAGAAGACTTGA